A single region of the Salarchaeum japonicum genome encodes:
- a CDS encoding thymidine kinase: MHAITNSGWVEVITGCMFSGKTEELLRRLRRAEIAGQEVAAFTPAIDDRYGEESLGSHAGNEWTATVVENDPESVLEIPGKLNGEQVVAIDEANFFPAELRDVCEKLAADGRRVVVSGTDQTFRGDPFHPLPALMATAEYVEKLQAICTVCGEPATRNQRLIDGEPAHADDPTIMVGAEESYEARCRNCHELRED; the protein is encoded by the coding sequence ATGCACGCCATCACGAACAGCGGGTGGGTGGAGGTCATCACCGGCTGTATGTTCTCGGGGAAGACGGAGGAACTCCTCCGGCGACTCCGGCGCGCGGAAATCGCGGGCCAGGAGGTCGCGGCGTTCACCCCGGCCATCGACGACCGGTACGGCGAGGAGTCCCTCGGGTCGCACGCGGGCAACGAGTGGACGGCCACCGTGGTCGAGAACGACCCCGAGAGCGTCCTCGAAATCCCCGGGAAGCTGAACGGCGAGCAGGTCGTCGCCATCGACGAGGCGAACTTCTTCCCCGCGGAACTCCGCGACGTCTGCGAGAAGTTGGCGGCGGACGGCCGCCGGGTCGTGGTGTCCGGCACCGACCAGACGTTCCGCGGCGACCCCTTCCACCCGCTCCCCGCGCTGATGGCGACGGCGGAGTACGTGGAGAAACTCCAGGCCATCTGCACGGTGTGTGGGGAGCCGGCGACCCGGAACCAGCGCCTCATCGACGGCGAGCCCGCGCACGCCGACGACCCGACCATCATGGTCGGCGCGGAGGAGTCCTACGAGGCGCGGTGTCGGAACTGCCACGAACTCCGCGAGGACTAA